AGCCCGCCGCGCGGCGGGACGGGGACCGGGGCGGGCGTCGGGGCCGGGGCGGCCACGACCACGGTGCCCGCCCGGCCGCGGCCGGACACCTGGCCGCTCTCCGCGAGCCGCTGGTACGCCTCGGTGACCAGCCCCCGGGAGACGCGGAGTTCGGCGGCGAGCACCCGGCTCGCCGGAAGGCGGCTGCCGACCGGGAGGGTTCCGTCGGCGATGGCGGCCCGGAGCCGGGCGGCCAGCCATGCGGTTCGGCCGCCGGACGGGGCGCCCGACAGGTCGAGTTGCAGGAAGTCGGAGCCCCGGCCCGCGTCCGCGCCGCCGTCACCGCCCGGGCCGGCGGCCTCGGTCGGGGACCCGCCCGCGCCGCCGCGCGGGTGCCCGGCCCGGTGCGCACGGTCCGCGGCATCGGCCGCGGGTGTCCCGTCCGGCGTTGTGGACCCCTTGACTACGCCCTCTTTGGACCTGCTCACCGGACCATTGTGCGGCCAGGCTGGACCGTATGAGAACCCCCACCGCCTTCCGGGACCTGGCACCCGGTACCGCCGGGATGGTGCTGGTCGGCAGCAGCGTCACCGCCTCCCGTTCCCTCGTCGACGCCCCCCTCTTCGGCGTCCAGGCCGTCCGCTACGCGGCCGCCGCCCTGCTGCTGGTCGCCCTGGCCCGGGCCGCCCGCGTGCCGCTCCTGCGGCCGCGCGGCCGCGAGTGGCTGTGGCTGGCCGGGATCGCGGCGAGCGGGCTGGTGCTGTTCAACGTGGCCGTCGTCCGCGGGGTCGCGCACGCCGAACCGGCCGTCATCGCGGTCGCGGTGGCCTCGGTGCCGGTCCTGCTCGGGCTGGTCGGACCGGTCCTGGAGGGGCGCCGGCCCAGCCGTCGGGTGCTGCTCGCCGCTCCCGTCGTGGTCGCCGGGGCCGTTCTGGTCGAGGGGACCGGCCGCACCGATGCCGCCGGGGTGGGGTGGGCCGCGCTCGCGCTGGGCTGCGAGGCGGGCTTCACCCTGCTCGCCGTACCGGTGCTGCGGCGCCACGGGCCGTGGGGGGTGTCGGTGCACGCGGTGTGGCTGGGGGCGGCGATGCTGGCGGTGCTCACCCTGCTGTTCGAGCGCCCGGCCGACCTCGGGTCGCTCCGCCCGGCCCAGTGGGCCACCACCGGCTACCTGGCCGTGATGGTGACGGCCGTGGCCTTCCTGCTCTGGTACCGCACCGTGGCCGCCGTGGGCTCCGGCCGGGCCGGGCTGCTGACCGGGATCGCCCCGCTCGCGGCGGCCGCGGCGGGGGTCGTGGCGGGCGGGGGCGTGCCGGAGCCGACGGTGTGGCTGGGCCTGGCCGTGGTGGTCGCCGGTCTGGCGGCGGGCCTGCGCCCGGACCGCGCCCCGGACTCCGCCGCCGTCCCGGCACCCGGCCGCGCTCCGGCGCACCCACCGGCGACCGTGTCGCCGGCCGCGCGGCGACCGGACGGGGCGGGCCGGTCCCGCGCCGGCGGTCCGGGCCCCGCCGACGCGGCCGTGCGCACCGGACCGGGGCCGGGGTCCCCTTGAGGCACCCGGCCCGGTGGATCACAATCCGCAGAGGGCGACGCCCCCGTACGGCAGTGGGATGCGGTACTTCTCCCCCACCGCCAACCACCGCACGCTCGGCCTGGTCCGCCTCGGGGTGGAGGTGCGGCGGGGACGGCTGCCGGTCGTCGGGCCGCGCGCCCTCGACCACGAGGACCCGGCCCGCTTCAGCCGCCTGTCCAGCCGCCGGGGGGCACGGCCCCGGTGCGCTTCCGCGCCCAGCAGTCGGTCCGCGGCTGACGGTCCGCGGTCGGTCCCACCGCACCGGTCGGTTCGGTCGTACGGCACCGGTCGGTCGCACCGCGCCGGTCGTGAGGCGGGCCGCCCGGCCGGAACCGCGCCGGGCCGCCGGACCGTCCGTCAGGCCGGGCGGCGCGCGTAGCAGAAGAGGTGCTCCTCCGGCTCCGCCAGGCCGCCCGCGGGGCGGAAGGCCGCCGTGTGGTGGTGGAGGACCTCCAGGCCCCGGTCGGCGAGCCGGGACAGGTGGTCCTCGGTGGAGAGGCTGCTGACGGTGACCTCGTGGCCCATCCACTCGATGTCGAGGCCCCGGATGTCACCGGGCACCGTCGCCATCACGAAGTAGCCGCCCGGCGCCACCCACGAGGCCATGCGGTCCAGCGCGTCCGCGACCTCCGGCTGGTCCATCACCAGCAGGGGGAAGAAGGCGCACACCGCGTCGAAGCCCTCCGGTCCGGGCGCGTACGTCCGTACGTCGGCCTGCTCGAAGCGTGCCTGCGGGACCCGGCTGCGGGCCAGGGCGACCATGGCCGCCGAGACGTCGATGCCGGTGACGGCGCAGCCGGCCCGGGCCAGCGCTTCGGCCGTGGGCCGCCCGGTGCCGCTGCCGACGTCGAGCACGCGGGCTCCGGCGGGCAGCCGGGCGGTGAGCCAGTCGAGTGCGGCGAGCTGCCCGGGCACCCGGCCGAACGCCTCCTCGTAGCGCTCCGCCAGCGCGTCGAACACCTCCGCCGCCGACTTGCGTCGTGTCATCCGACCTCCTCGTCGCGAGGGTCCACCGTACTGCGCGGGGGCGCCGGACGACGGCCGTTCGGGGGCGGCGCGGGGTGCTACGGGCGGTGGCCGACGTTCAGTTCGGCGATCGAGGTCCACGGGTTGCCGCCCACCTCGCGGGTGGCGGTGAGCCTGACGTAGCGGGCCGTTCGGGGTGAACCCGACGTCCTGGCCGCCGGCGCCGTCGGCGAAGGTCCCGGTGGCCGCGGCGGGTCCCCAGGTCACGCCGTCGGTGGAGGTCGACACCCGGTAGTCGGCGATGCGGCCGTGGCCCCGCGTCTGCCGGGGCGGGTGGCGCAGGGCCGAGACGTCGTAGGCGGCGCCGAGGTCGAGGGTCAGCGCGTGCGGCATCGGCGCGGTGGCGGCGTACCACCGGGTGTGCCAGAGGGTGGAGGCGTCGCCGTCCAGGACGTTGGCGGCGCTGCCGTTCTCACCGGCGGTCTCCTCGCTGTCCACGGCCTTCACGCTCATCCGCCCCTGCGGCACGAGGAGTTCACCGCCGCCGGCCGGCGGAGCGGCGTCCTGGATTTACGCTGCGGGCCCAGGGCCCCGGGCGCGGGCGCGCGCCGTCGGGGGCGGGGCGGACGCGCGGCGGAGTGGCTACCCGGCGGCGGGCACGAGGACGACGGCGGTCCCGTAGGCGCACACCTCGGTGCCGACGTCGGCGGCGTCGGTCACGTCGAAACGCATCGTCAGCACGGCGTTCGCACCCCGCGCCGTGGCCTGTTCGATGAGCCGGTCCATCGCCTGGTTGCGGGTCTCCACCAGGGTCTTGGTGAGGCCCTTCAGCTCGCCGCCGATCATCGACTTGAGGCCGGCGCCGATCTGGCTGCCCAGGTGCCGGGAGCGCACGGTCAGGCCGAAGACCTCCCCGATGACCTGCTCGACCCGGTAACCGGGGACGTCGTTGGTCGTCACGACGAGGACGCCCGTCTGCTGCGCGCCGGGGCCGCCGCCGTAGTCGTCGATACCCATGGCTCCCACTGTGCGGCGGCCCGCGGCCCGCCGCATCCCGGGCCGGGACGGGCGGGCCGCGGCTCCGGGCGCGTCCCGGGGAGGCGGAAGCGGCCCGAGGCCACCCCGTGGAGGAACGGGGGCCCGGTCAGGGTGCGGGACGCACGGTGCGCGGGCCCGCGCAGTCGGCGCCGAGCGCCCGGACCCGCTCGCGCAGCTCCCGGTCGGCCGTGACCACGGTGCAGCCGCGCTCCGCGTAGGCCGCGGCCAGCTCCACGATCCGGTCGTCACCGCTTCCGGGCGCCTCGTCCACGCGCACCCCGGGCACGGACCGGACGCCGCGGGCCGCGCCTTCGAGCACGAGCACCACCTCCTCGTCGCCCTCCCGCGCCGCGAGCAGGTCGCGCAGCCGCTCGGCCGCGCCGCGCCGGTCGCGCCACCAGCCGTCCGGTACCGAGCCGACGACGTTCGCCCCGT
Above is a window of Streptomyces subrutilus DNA encoding:
- a CDS encoding YbjQ family protein, which translates into the protein MGIDDYGGGPGAQQTGVLVVTTNDVPGYRVEQVIGEVFGLTVRSRHLGSQIGAGLKSMIGGELKGLTKTLVETRNQAMDRLIEQATARGANAVLTMRFDVTDAADVGTEVCAYGTAVVLVPAAG
- a CDS encoding methyltransferase domain-containing protein, coding for MSVKAVDSEETAGENGSAANVLDGDASTLWHTRWYAATAPMPHALTLDLGAAYDVSALRHPPRQTRGHGRIADYRVSTSTDGVTWGPAAATGTFADGAGGQDVGFTPNGPLRQAHRHPRGGRQPVDLDRRTERRPPPVAPRAAPERPSSGAPAQYGGPSRRGGRMTRRKSAAEVFDALAERYEEAFGRVPGQLAALDWLTARLPAGARVLDVGSGTGRPTAEALARAGCAVTGIDVSAAMVALARSRVPQARFEQADVRTYAPGPEGFDAVCAFFPLLVMDQPEVADALDRMASWVAPGGYFVMATVPGDIRGLDIEWMGHEVTVSSLSTEDHLSRLADRGLEVLHHHTAAFRPAGGLAEPEEHLFCYARRPA
- a CDS encoding NTP pyrophosphohydrolase, with translation MAARVLLVDGANVVGSVPDGWWRDRRGAAERLRDLLAAREGDEEVVLVLEGAARGVRSVPGVRVDEAPGSGDDRIVELAAAYAERGCTVVTADRELRERVRALGADCAGPRTVRPAP
- a CDS encoding DMT family transporter — translated: MRTPTAFRDLAPGTAGMVLVGSSVTASRSLVDAPLFGVQAVRYAAAALLLVALARAARVPLLRPRGREWLWLAGIAASGLVLFNVAVVRGVAHAEPAVIAVAVASVPVLLGLVGPVLEGRRPSRRVLLAAPVVVAGAVLVEGTGRTDAAGVGWAALALGCEAGFTLLAVPVLRRHGPWGVSVHAVWLGAAMLAVLTLLFERPADLGSLRPAQWATTGYLAVMVTAVAFLLWYRTVAAVGSGRAGLLTGIAPLAAAAAGVVAGGGVPEPTVWLGLAVVVAGLAAGLRPDRAPDSAAVPAPGRAPAHPPATVSPAARRPDGAGRSRAGGPGPADAAVRTGPGPGSP